A genomic stretch from Malus domestica chromosome 15, GDT2T_hap1 includes:
- the LOC103425136 gene encoding thioredoxin H-type — MATEEGQVFSCHTVEAWEQQLQKGNDSKKLMVIDFTASWCGPCRFIAPFLAELAKKLPDVIFVKVDVDELKTVAQDWAVEAMPTFMFLKEGKIVDKVVGAKKDELQRTIAKHLGTASA; from the exons ATGGCAACGGAGGAGGGACAAGTTTTCAGCTGCCACACTGTGGAGGCATGGGAGCAGCAGCTCCAAAAAGGCAACGACTCCAAGAAGCTG ATGGTTATTGACTTCACTGCTTCTTGGTGCGGACCATGCCGCTTCATCGCACCATTCTTGGCAGAGTTGGCTAAGAAGCTGCCCGATGTCATATTCGTAAAGGTCGATGTCGATGAATTGAAG ACGGTCGCGCAAGACTGGGCGGTAGAGGCAATGCCGACGTTCATGTTCCTGAAAGAAGGGAAGATCGTGGACAAGGTGGTCGGAGCGAAGAAGGACGAGCTGCAGCGGACGATTGCGAAGCATCTGGGCACTGCTTCTGCCTGA
- the LOC103401095 gene encoding beta-galactosidase 3-like: protein MEPNSASKLGFFIGLFLLLGFQLVHCAVTYDRKAIVINGQRRILISGSIHYPRSTPEMWEDLIQKAKDGGLDVVETYVFWNVHEPTPGNYNFEGRYDLVRFLKTIQKAGLYAHLRIGPYVCAEWNFGGFPVWLKYVPGISFRTDNEPFKRAMQGFTQKIVGLMKSESLFESQGGPIILSQIENEYGAQSKLFGAAGHNYITWAAEMAVGLDTGVPWVMCKEEDAPDPVINTCNGFYCDSFSPNKPYKPTIWTETWSGWFTEFGGPIHQRPVQDLAYAVATFIQKGGSFVNYYMYHGGTNFGRTAGGPFITTSYDYDAPLDEYGLIRQPKYGHLKELHKAIKMCERALVSADPIITSLGNFQQAYVYTSESGDCSAFLSNHDSKSAARVMFNNMHYNLPPWSISILPDCRNVVFNTAKVGVQTSQMQMLPTNIPMLSWESYDEDLTSLDDSSTMTAPGLLEQINVTRDSTDYLWYITSVDIDSSESFLHGGELPTLIVQSTGHAVHIFINGQLTGSAFGTRVSRRFTYTGKVNLRAGTNRIALLSVAVGLPNVGGHFEAWNTGILGPVVLHGLNQGKWDLSWQKWTYQVGLKGEAMNLASPNAFSSVEWIGGSLIAQKQQPLTWHKTIFNEPEGSEPLALDMEGMGKGQIWINGQSIGRYWTAFANGNCNGCSYAGGFRPTKCQLGCGKPTQRYYHVPRSWLKPTQNLLVLFEELGGDPSRISLVKRAVSSVCSEVAEYHPTIKNWHIESYGKVEDFHSPKVHLRCNPGQAISSIKFASFGTPLGTCGSYQEGTCHATTSYSVLQKKCIGKQRCAVTISNSNFGDPCPKVLKRLSVEAVCAPITSTNVEPNSRG from the exons ATGGAACCAAACTCAGCTTCCAAGCTGGGTTTTTTCATTGGGTTGTTTTTGCTGCTGGGTTTTCAGCTGGTTCACTGTGCTGTCACATATGACAGGAAGGCCATTGTGATTAATGGGCAGAGAAGAATCCTAATTTCTGGGTCTATACATTACCCCAGAAGCACTCCTGAG ATGTGGGAAGATCTGATTCAGAAGGCAAAAGATGGAGGGCTTGATGTGGTTGAAACCTATGTGTTCTGGAATGTGCATGAGCCTACTCCTGGCAAT TACAATTTTGAAGGGAGGTATGATCTGGTGAGGTTCCTCAAGACCATACAGAAGGCAGGGCTCTATGCTCACCTTCGCATTGGCCCTTATGTTTGCGCTGAGTGGAACTTTGG GGGTTTTCCTGTTTGGCTGAAGTATGTTCCAGGCATCAGCTTCAGGACAGACAATGAACCTTTCAAG AGGGCAATGCAAGGGTTCACACAAAAGATTGTGGGACTGATGAAGAGTGAAAGTTTGTTTGAGTCCCAGGGTGGTCCCATCATACTCTCTCAG ATTGAGAATGAGTATGGAGCGCAGAGTAAGTTATTTGGAGCCGCTGGCCATAATTACATTACTTGGGCCGCAGAAATGGCGGTTGGGTTGGACACCGGAGTGCCATGGGTGATGTGCAAGGAAGAAGATGCTCCAGATCCAGTG ATAAACACTTGTAATGGTTTCTACTGCGATTCTTTCTCTCCCAACAAACCCTATAAGCCTACGATTTGGACAGAGACATGGAGTGGCTG GTTTACGGAGTTTGGCGGTCCAATTCACCAACGACCAGTTCAGGATTTAGCATATGCAGTTGCGACATTCATACAGAAAGGAGGATCATTTGTTAACTATTACATG TACCATGGGGGTACCAATTTTGGACGCACAGCCGGGGGCCCTTTCATCACTACCAGCTACGATTATGATGCTCCATTAGATGAATATG GTTTAATCAGGCAGCCAAAGTATGGTCACCTCAAGGAGCTTCACAAGGCTATTAAGATGTGTGAACGGGCTTTAGTATCAGCGGATCCAATCATAACTTCACTGGGGAATTTTCAACAG GCTTATGTGTACACTTCCGAATCAGGAGATTGCTCTGCATTTCTTTCAAACCATGATTCCAAGTCAGCTGCGAGAGTGATGTTTAATAACATGCACTACAACCTGCCTCCTTGGTCCATCAGTATCCTTCCTGATTGCAGAAATGTAGTCTTTAACACTGCAAAG GTTGGAGTTCAAACGTCACAAATGCAAATGTTGCCAACAAATATTCCGATGCTATCATGGGAGAGTTATGATGAAGATCTTACTTCTCTGGATGACAGCTCAACAATGACCGCTCCTGGTCTATTGGAACAGATAAATGTCACTAGGGATAGTACTGACTACCTCTGGTACATAACTAG CGTTGATATTGATTCATCTGAGTCCTTCCTGCATGGAGGGGAACTCCCGACCCTTATAGTTCAATCAACAGGCCATGCTGTGCACATTTTCATTAATGGACAGCTTACAG GTTCTGCCTTTGGAACAAGGGTGAGTAGGAGATTCACATATACTGGCAAGGTCAATCTACGTGCCGGAACAAACAGAATTGCACTGCTGAGTGTTGCCGTCGGATTACCT AATGTGGGCGGACACTTTGAGGCTTGGAATACTGGAATCCTCGGCCCCGTTGTACTTCATGGACTTAACCAGGGAAAATGGGACTTATCTTGGCAGAAGTGGACCTACCAG GTCGGACTGAAAGGAGAAGCCATGAATCTTGCGTCTCCAAATGCTTTTTCCTCTGTCGAATGGATAGGCGGATCATTAATTGCACAAAAACAGCAGCCATTGACTTGGCACAAG ACTATTTTCAATGAACCCGAAGGAAGTGAGCCATTGGCTTTGGACATGGAGGGAATGGGAAAAGGCCAAATATGGATTAATGGGCAGAGTATTGGGAGATATTGGACAGCATTTGCGAATGGTAATTGCAATGGGTGCAGTTATGCTGGAGGGTTTAGGCCTACAAAGTGTCAATTGGGTTGCGGCAAACCCACACAACGATA tTATCATGTGCCTCGGTCTTGGTTAAAGCCAACTCAAAATCTGTTGGTACTTTTTGAGGAACTTGGAGGGGATCCCTCTAGAATATCTCTTGTAAAGAGAGCTGTGAGCAGTGTTTGCTCTGAAGTTGCTGAATACCACCCAACAATCAAGAATTGGCACATCGAAAGCTATGGAAAAGTAGAAGACTTCCACAGCCCCAAGGTTCATTTGCGCTGTAACCCAGGGCAGGCTATCTCTTCCATAAAATTCGCTAGCTTCGGAACACCCTTGGGAACCTGTGGGAGCTACCAAGAAGGAACTTGCCATGCCACCACGTCATACTCTGTATTGCAGAAG AAGTGCATAGGGAAGCAGAGATGTGCAGTCACCATATCCAACAGCAACTTTGGAGATCCATGTCCGAAGGTGTTGAAGCGGCTGTCGGTAGAAGCTGTGTGTGCTCCCATAACTTCAACAAACGTGGAACCCAATTCACGTGGTTAG
- the LOC139192250 gene encoding protein RTE1-HOMOLOG-like isoform X2, whose protein sequence is MIDGSDSPTLQIDPKRSRFPCCIVWTPLPVISWLIPFVGHIGICREDGVILDFAGPNFVCVDNFAFGAATRYIQISKEKCCAIPDPSEYLSEDQYGQNERGSDIKTWDDALRKGTQEFQHRAYNLFTCNCHSFVANNLNRLGFRSGGWNVVNLAALIFLKGQWVSTAAVVQSLLPFLITFCLGVALAGSTFLKYLGFFTALLVGWFLLGTYCFKSLIQL, encoded by the exons ATGATTGACGGAAGTGATTCACCGACATTGCAAATTGACCCCAAAAGATCCCGGTTCCCATGCTGTATTGTGTGGACACCCCTTCCTGTTATTTCGTGGTTGATTCCTTTTGTTGGCCACATTGGCATATGCAGAGAAGATGGTGTGATATTGGACTTTGCGGGGCCCAATTTCGTGTGCGTGGATAACTTTGCTTTTGGAGCAGCGACTCGCTACATCCAAATAAGCAAAGAAAAG TGTTGCGCTATTCCCGATCCGTCTGAGTACCTAAGTGAGGATCAATATGGGCAGAATGAACGTGGAAGCGACATAAAGACATGGGATGATGCGCTCCGGAAGGGCACTCAGGAATTCCAACACCGAGCTTACAACCTCTTTACCTGCAATTGCCACTCCTTTGTAGCCAACAACCTAAACAGGTTAGGCTTTCGGTCTGGTGGGTGGAATGTGGTGAACCTTGCAGCTCTGATCTTTCTCAAGGGTCAGTGGGTGAGCACAGCAGCCGTGGTGCAGTCCTTACTACCGTTTTTAATAACATTCTGTCTCGGAGTTGCATTAGCAGGTTCAACCTTCCTAAAGTACTTAGGTTTCTTCACCGCCCTTCTTGTCGGTTGGTTTCTTCTTGGTACGTACTGTTTCAAGAGTTTGATCCAGTTGTAA
- the LOC139192250 gene encoding protein RTE1-HOMOLOG-like isoform X1, with protein METSAGPEHNLMIDGSDSPTLQIDPKRSRFPCCIVWTPLPVISWLIPFVGHIGICREDGVILDFAGPNFVCVDNFAFGAATRYIQISKEKCCAIPDPSEYLSEDQYGQNERGSDIKTWDDALRKGTQEFQHRAYNLFTCNCHSFVANNLNRLGFRSGGWNVVNLAALIFLKGQWVSTAAVVQSLLPFLITFCLGVALAGSTFLKYLGFFTALLVGWFLLGTYCFKSLIQL; from the exons ATGGAAACAAGTGCAGGCCCCGAGCACAACTTGATGATTGACGGAAGTGATTCACCGACATTGCAAATTGACCCCAAAAGATCCCGGTTCCCATGCTGTATTGTGTGGACACCCCTTCCTGTTATTTCGTGGTTGATTCCTTTTGTTGGCCACATTGGCATATGCAGAGAAGATGGTGTGATATTGGACTTTGCGGGGCCCAATTTCGTGTGCGTGGATAACTTTGCTTTTGGAGCAGCGACTCGCTACATCCAAATAAGCAAAGAAAAG TGTTGCGCTATTCCCGATCCGTCTGAGTACCTAAGTGAGGATCAATATGGGCAGAATGAACGTGGAAGCGACATAAAGACATGGGATGATGCGCTCCGGAAGGGCACTCAGGAATTCCAACACCGAGCTTACAACCTCTTTACCTGCAATTGCCACTCCTTTGTAGCCAACAACCTAAACAGGTTAGGCTTTCGGTCTGGTGGGTGGAATGTGGTGAACCTTGCAGCTCTGATCTTTCTCAAGGGTCAGTGGGTGAGCACAGCAGCCGTGGTGCAGTCCTTACTACCGTTTTTAATAACATTCTGTCTCGGAGTTGCATTAGCAGGTTCAACCTTCCTAAAGTACTTAGGTTTCTTCACCGCCCTTCTTGTCGGTTGGTTTCTTCTTGGTACGTACTGTTTCAAGAGTTTGATCCAGTTGTAA